A part of Actinomycetota bacterium genomic DNA contains:
- a CDS encoding DUF1996 domain-containing protein, with the protein MRGRLWIIVLSIATLMVPLLASADPVGGIPIPILSPKPGIFWSECGFSHRLPDDPIVAPKKPGASHSHDFFGNRSTNAFSTDATLRAAGTLCHRPLDRAAYWAPTLSQNGKTLKPIGTVAYYFPGAKSAKSVRAFPAGLRVIAGDGKATSAQPTSVVAWSCSGSPTRSSEPPTCGAEQWLRMHISFPDCWNGKQLDVFDHKSHMAYANGGCPSSHPVGVPRLTLAISYPTIGGPGITLASGSRYTGHADFMNAWDQAELNRLVKSCLNAGKRCGPN; encoded by the coding sequence ATGCGGGGTCGGCTGTGGATCATCGTCTTGAGTATCGCGACGCTCATGGTTCCGTTGCTCGCAAGCGCGGATCCGGTCGGGGGGATCCCGATACCGATCCTCTCGCCGAAGCCCGGCATCTTCTGGAGCGAATGCGGTTTCAGCCATCGCCTCCCGGATGACCCGATCGTGGCGCCGAAGAAGCCGGGAGCGAGTCACAGCCACGACTTCTTCGGGAACCGGTCGACGAACGCGTTCTCAACGGACGCGACGCTACGCGCGGCGGGAACGCTCTGCCATAGGCCACTCGACCGTGCCGCGTACTGGGCGCCGACGCTGAGTCAGAACGGGAAGACCCTCAAGCCGATCGGAACCGTCGCCTACTACTTCCCCGGCGCCAAGAGCGCCAAGAGCGTCCGAGCGTTCCCCGCCGGCCTCCGCGTGATCGCCGGCGATGGAAAGGCGACGAGCGCCCAGCCGACGTCGGTCGTCGCGTGGAGCTGCTCCGGTTCCCCGACGCGTTCCAGTGAGCCCCCCACATGCGGCGCGGAGCAGTGGCTGCGGATGCACATCAGCTTCCCGGACTGCTGGAACGGCAAGCAGCTCGACGTCTTCGACCACAAGAGCCATATGGCGTACGCGAACGGGGGATGCCCGTCGAGTCACCCCGTCGGCGTCCCCCGGCTCACGCTCGCGATCTCCTACCCGACGATCGGGGGCCCCGGGATCACGCTGGCCTCCGGCTCCCGCTACACGGGACACGCCGACTTCATGAACGCCTGGGACCAGGCGGAGCTCAACCGCCTCGTGAAGTCGTGTCTCAACGCCGGAAAGCGGTGCGGGCCGAACTAA
- a CDS encoding 5'-3' exonuclease has product MAAGKLTLMVDASSLIYRAYFSVPDTIRADDGSPVNGAYGFLNMLARLIADLKPARVACCFDDDWRPQWRVDLLDSYKAHRVAADGAAEDPVEAQMPMIQDLLILAGIAAIGAAECEAEDVIATLVKRTRGPIAIVSGDRDLFQLVKDPYVWVLYPKRGVSDLVRVDEKWIEEKYGIPGRAYADFAILRGDPSDGLPGVPGVGEKTASLLIAKHGSLAGVLRASKGATSGPLAKVAGAEDYVRRAADVVRMKGDCSVGEVDLTLRKRPMSRRLPKLSTELGLSGPIERLTAVLEGSRS; this is encoded by the coding sequence ATGGCGGCCGGGAAGCTCACGCTGATGGTGGACGCATCGAGCTTGATCTACCGTGCGTACTTCTCGGTTCCCGACACGATCCGTGCCGACGACGGATCTCCCGTGAATGGGGCGTACGGATTCCTGAACATGCTCGCGCGACTCATCGCAGATCTGAAGCCGGCCCGGGTGGCATGTTGCTTCGACGACGATTGGCGCCCGCAGTGGCGGGTGGACCTCCTCGATTCGTATAAGGCCCATCGCGTCGCGGCCGATGGTGCGGCCGAGGATCCCGTCGAAGCCCAGATGCCGATGATCCAGGACCTCCTGATTCTCGCTGGGATCGCGGCGATCGGTGCGGCGGAGTGCGAAGCCGAGGACGTCATCGCGACGCTCGTCAAGCGCACGCGCGGCCCGATCGCCATCGTGTCGGGCGACCGCGACCTGTTCCAGCTCGTCAAGGATCCGTATGTGTGGGTCCTGTATCCGAAGCGCGGGGTCAGCGACCTGGTACGCGTCGACGAGAAGTGGATCGAGGAGAAGTACGGGATACCCGGCCGAGCCTACGCCGACTTCGCGATCCTTCGCGGCGATCCCTCGGACGGCCTCCCTGGGGTCCCCGGAGTGGGGGAGAAGACCGCGTCGCTGCTGATCGCGAAGCACGGTTCGCTCGCCGGAGTGCTCCGCGCGAGCAAAGGCGCGACGTCGGGCCCGCTCGCGAAGGTTGCCGGCGCGGAGGATTACGTGCGGCGCGCGGCCGATGTCGTTCGCATGAAAGGCGATTGCTCGGTTGGGGAAGTCGATCTGACGCTCCGGAAGCGCCCGATGAGCCGCCGCCTCCCCAAGCTCTCAACCGAGCTGGGTCTCAGCGGCCCCATCGAGCGGCTCACCGCGGTGTTGGAGGGCTCTCGCTCGTAG
- a CDS encoding CoA pyrophosphatase, which produces MSGLTFSEPLREKVAANLAGFDRVALDDDSLRRAAVAVTIAGDPDGKASFLITRRASKMKSHAGQWALPGGRIDSDETPEAAALRELYEEVGLTRAGGDVLGLLDDYPSRSGYLITPVVVWGTAEPSFSAHEAEVASVHLIPLDELEKPGVPRLIPGTEPDRPIIQLPLMGRYVHAPTAVFLYQLREVGLHGRDTRVAHFDSPNFAWK; this is translated from the coding sequence GTGAGCGGCCTTACGTTCTCGGAGCCGCTGCGCGAGAAGGTCGCGGCGAACCTCGCCGGCTTCGATCGCGTGGCGCTGGACGACGATTCGCTGCGGCGTGCCGCCGTCGCGGTGACGATCGCCGGCGATCCCGACGGGAAGGCCTCGTTCCTGATCACGCGCCGGGCTTCCAAGATGAAGAGCCACGCCGGTCAGTGGGCCCTTCCCGGCGGGCGGATCGACTCGGACGAGACGCCCGAGGCCGCGGCGCTCCGTGAGCTGTATGAGGAGGTCGGCCTCACCCGCGCCGGCGGCGACGTGCTCGGGCTCCTCGACGACTACCCGTCGCGATCCGGCTACCTGATCACGCCGGTGGTCGTGTGGGGGACGGCCGAGCCGTCCTTCTCTGCGCACGAGGCGGAGGTCGCGTCGGTTCATCTGATCCCGCTCGACGAGCTGGAGAAGCCCGGCGTTCCCCGTCTGATCCCCGGCACCGAGCCCGACCGCCCGATCATCCAGTTGCCGCTGATGGGCCGGTACGTGCACGCGCCGACCGCGGTCTTCCTGTATCAGCTCCGCGAGGTGGGCTTGCACGGACGCGACACCCGCGTCGCCCATTTCGACTCGCCGAACTTCGCGTGGAAATGA